GTTGCTGGGATGTAGCTTCTACGGAAGCGCTTACACATGATGGAGGTAGTGATCCACTGGGAATTGTTTCGATGGTCAGGTATGTTATCAAAAACTACAATGCCGATTCCACGCGAGTGTATGTTACAGGTGTTTCATCGGGTGCAATGATGACCAATGTGCTGCTTGGAGCTTATCCGGATGTTTTTGCAGCAGGATCCGCATTCGCAGGAGTACCTTTTGGATGCTTTTCCGGGCCGGACAGTTGGAATGATGATTGTGCGAAAGGAAGAATCACAAAAACCGCTCAAGAGTGGGGAGATCTTGTTCGTAACGCATTCCCGGGCTATACCGGAAAACGTCCGAAAATTCAGATGTGGCATGGAACCAATGATGAAGTGTTAAGTTTTCACAATTTTGGTGAAGCTGTAAAGCAGTGGACAAATGTCCTGGGAGCAGATACGATACCCGCATCTGAGGAAAAAGATGTATTCCAGTCGGGATGGGTACGACGGCGCTACAATAATTCCAGCGGTGAGACTGTTGTTGAAACAATTATTGAACAGGATCAACCTCATAATCTTCAGGTGTTGCAACAGGAAGCATTGTCGTTTTTTGGTTTGGACCAATCGACGGATGTAAGATCACGACCCGTGCTGAAAAAAGGTTCTCAGTCAAGTTCAGCAATTGTCACATCATTTATTTCAGCCGACCGGATAGCAGTTACAATACGATCAATTCCTGGTACTGCTTCTTTGTCATTGTATACAATAAATGGCAGGATGGCTTTTAATTATCCTGAAACATATTCATCGACAGGAATGTTTGCATTCACAATTGATAAGAGTGCTTTGCTACAGCAGGTATCAAATCTTTGTATCGCAAGAGTTACATTGAATGGCTCTGATGCAGGGGCGTTCAGGCTGACTATTCAAAAGTAAATTTTTGTCCCGGTTTTGAAGTGTTAATGTGATAAATACGGTTTATCACATTTCGTGCATTGAATGCCCACTGAATCTGTATAAAGTGAACATAGCCCCGAAAAAGCGCTCACTGAGCCTAGTCGAAGTGAGCTTTATCTGAAGTGCGGTAAAACACCCGCAAGAAGAACCTATTTAACAATATTCACCCTGTGTACCTGAGATGAACCATCCCCGGACAATTTCAGGATATACAGTCCATTATCGAACTGCTCTATCGGAATTCTGAACTGTTGATTGGAAGCAGAAAACAATTTTCTGTTCAATACTGACTTGCCGTTAACTGCATACATATTTATATGAATCGCTTTACCGGGACAATTTGCCTGTATTGTGAAATTTGCAGGATTATAAACCAATCCTGGTATGAAAAGAGAGGAACCTGCAGCAGTTGAAACAGCACTCTCCAGTACAATTTTGTCAATATTGGGCCCACCATCAGAACTCAGAGATGTAAGTGTAATTGTGTTGACTTCTCTTACAAGATTGATAATAATTTCTTTTGTATTCCATGTTGTCCAGGCGCCTGTCGGATTAAAACTCAGTGAATTGATAACCACAGAGCCGTTAACAGTAACCGAAACAGGGCGGTCAACTGAAGAACCATTGGCAAATGTAATGACTGCCTTTTTTTCGCCGTTTCCTGAAACACAAACCGTGAATTCAATGGAGGATCCAACTTCATTGTTGAAGTTTGCATAACCGGTTCCGGAAAAACCACTGTTGGTTGATTCAACTATAGAGTTGATCATCTTTGTGTTTTCACCCTCG
This genomic stretch from Fibrobacter sp. harbors:
- a CDS encoding PHB depolymerase family esterase, whose translation is MNRKTKLRLLSALTMFLLVQVQILHAGTYKEVTNFGENPSGIQMFLYTPDKVAAKPPILVVCHWCHGTADACYNASYWYCSFAESQGYYVIFPNAASSDGCWDVASTEALTHDGGSDPLGIVSMVRYVIKNYNADSTRVYVTGVSSGAMMTNVLLGAYPDVFAAGSAFAGVPFGCFSGPDSWNDDCAKGRITKTAQEWGDLVRNAFPGYTGKRPKIQMWHGTNDEVLSFHNFGEAVKQWTNVLGADTIPASEEKDVFQSGWVRRRYNNSSGETVVETIIEQDQPHNLQVLQQEALSFFGLDQSTDVRSRPVLKKGSQSSSAIVTSFISADRIAVTIRSIPGTASLSLYTINGRMAFNYPETYSSTGMFAFTIDKSALLQQVSNLCIARVTLNGSDAGAFRLTIQK